ACCCCTAAGTGTTGATGTATGGTATAGGGGAAAATCTGCCCGGGTGTCAAGAAAAGCCGCCTTTGCATTCTACTGGTATTTTTCATGAGATGCCAAGGCTGGAGGGTAAAACTGACACCCCGTGTCTGATGGGGGCAGGAGCGGCAGGCTGTCCATGGCTGTTTTTGAGGAAGGCCTGATGGCAGACTTTTTGTCCGGAAATGGCAGGCGGCGGCCTTCTGGCCGCCTATCAATTGTAGGCGGGATGGGTGGGTGGGATTCTGTTGGCAGGTAAGAAGAAAAATATCATATTGTAGTTTATATTGAAACATTTAGTTTTTATGACTCTGTCGTTTTCGTTCAGAAAGGAAATGGTTTGGCTTCCAGAAAAAAATACTATGCGGTTTTACGGGGCAGAAAGCCCGGAGTGTATACGGAGTGGTCGGGTTCAGGCGGAGCCCAGGAGCAGGTGATGGGTTTTCCTGGAGCCCGCTACAAAGGTTTTGAAAGCATAGAGGATGCCAGGTTGTTTATGAATGGCAAGGCAGAACCCCTGAAGAAATCTTCCGCCTCAGGAAGTGTCCGTAATTTTCATGGAGGAGGGGACATGACGGTGGATTTCGATGCATGGCCTGTGCGTGTTTATAGCGATGGAGGTGCCATCGGTAACCCCGGACCCGGGGGGTATGGTACTGTTGTGATACGAAAGGATGGAAGCAGAGAGGAATACAGTCAGGGGTTTTTACTAACTACGAATAATCGTATGGAGCTTCTCGGGGCCATTGTGGGACTGGAGGCTGTACGGGATGAGGAAGTAGCCGTGCTGGTAACATCGGACTCGCGGTATCTGGTCCATGGAATTGAAAAAGGCTGGGCAAAGGGCTGGCGTGCCAGAGGATGGAAGAAGTCTGATGGCAGCCCGGCCTTGAATCCGGATCTGTGGGCCAGGCTGCTTTCTTTGCTGGATGGCAGAAAGGTACAGTTTCAATGGGTGAAAGGCCATAGCGGTCATGAGGAAAATGAACGCTGTGATGCCCTTGCCCAGGCAGCCGCAAGGGGGGATGCCCATATTCCAGACCAGGGCTACAAAGGCTGAAACCATGGGCTGTTAACAGAAAAAGCCCGCTCTCCCAGGGAGGTAGCAGGCTTTCAGGGTATGCGGTGTATTTTCAGGCAGCGGTTTTTTTCACAAAGCCCATAACTGGTCTGGCTGGTTTTCCAGGCCGGTTTTCCAGGGATTGACCTATGTCATCCATGATGGTCTGCAGGGTGATTTGTTTTTTTACGCTGTCAAGGCTGACAAAGTGGCCGGCCGCAAGGGAGTCAAGAAGAGAACCCGTTTCAGCCCGGGCCGTTTCCATGGCAAGTTTTTTTCTGGCAAGGTAATCTTTGCAGAAACGGCTGATGAATGCCCCTTTTTCCATGGGAATGCGATCGGCAAGCTGAAGGGCATTTTCCATGGAAATGTCATCAAGGATGTTGTATTTTTTGATAAAAAACTGCCACATGCCCGCTTTTTCATGGCGCCCCGGAACCGGTATACGAACCGGAGCCAGCCTGCCGTCCCGAATGAGGGTGTCATCAAAGGTTTCGGGATCCGCATTGGTGGTAATGCTGAAAACAAGATCCGGATAGTTGGCGATATATTTTTTCAGTACATCCACAGCTTCCTGATAGTAGTCCGCTCCGGAGCTGTTGTGACTGGCCGTATTCATGACGAGTGATGTCGCCTCGTCCAGAAAAACAAAAGCAGGTTTACCATCTTTGCTACTGGTTTCTACAATGGCGGCAATGGCGGCATCCAGGTTGTGCGCAAGGGAACCTATGTACTTTTCGCTCAAGGCAGCCACATTGAGTTCCGCTGAGTGGGCACCGGCCTTCTGGTAAACATCCGCAATGGCTTTCTGCAGGGCGGTTTTGCCTGTTCCGCCTTCCCCGTAAAGAATGACACCGCTGCTCAGCGGGGGTTCGTTGCGGAGGACCTCGGGTATGCTGGTGCGTATGAGAACTTCGTTGAGTATGGTCGGTTCCATGAAAATTTCAAAAAGAGGTGCAAGAATGTCTCCATATGGGACCGGGTTCCTGCTGACAGTGTGGGTGGCATAACTTGTACTGGTTTTTTTCTGAACAAAGAGTTCTTCATCCAGGCAGATAAAATCAGAATGCCGTTCCAGGTTATGGGATCTGGCTGCAAAGGGTGTGAAGATATCGCTTGTATCCACGTCATAGGCGGTGGGGTGATCTCCCGTTTTCCGGATAAGGGGCGTAAGGTTTCCTGCGTATCGTTTGGAAATCTTGCCATTCAGGTGCAGCCAGATACGGTCCTGTTCATCCCTGAAAATAGCGCCTGCCTGTCCGTATCCTTCTTCTCCTATGGTCATGTGGCGTATGGTTTTGTGTTGTTTGAAGGCTTCCAGCATCATAGTACCCCCTTTCATAAACGCCGCTGGGGATCTTCCCCGTCTGTCTTTTCGGGCGTCTGATGCTATCATCGGCAGAAAGGAAGCACGGGTTTAAAAAAAATGTAATGATCTGGAAAAGATCATGGGTATTGATCCGCAGGAAAAAATACGGGCGGCAGGTAGCCTGGGTGGGGCAAAAAGCAGGGCTGGGTCCTTCGGAACCTTCCCATGGCTAAAGCCAGGGGCCTTACGGCGACAGTCGGTAAAAAAAAGGCAGGCTGTACGGCAGCCTGCCTCAGGATGATCAGGCCGACCAGGTATCTTTGGGACCATAAAGGAGAAAGTCCTTTGTCCGGCTGCGATAATCTGCAAGATCTTTTTGCCATGTCTGCCGGAGTTCGTTCGCACTGACACCGTTTTGAAGAGACTCCCGTATCTTGCTGCTGCCAAGGATCATGTCCATTGGAAGTTTTTCATATTCGTATTCATAGGGAGGCTCTTTCAAGGCAAAGGATGATGGGTGCTGTTCCATCACCGCCTGCAGCAGACAGAGGCTCTGGTAACAGGGGGAATAGCTTGCGGGTTCGTTGATATGAATCTGAAACCCGTGGCAGGGTTCGCCTGCATATTTTCCTGAAGTTGGCTCAAAGACAAGGGGGCGCAGTATGGATCCGGCAAGTGCGTCCTCGG
This genomic interval from Desulfobotulus pelophilus contains the following:
- the rnhA gene encoding ribonuclease HI, giving the protein MASRKKYYAVLRGRKPGVYTEWSGSGGAQEQVMGFPGARYKGFESIEDARLFMNGKAEPLKKSSASGSVRNFHGGGDMTVDFDAWPVRVYSDGGAIGNPGPGGYGTVVIRKDGSREEYSQGFLLTTNNRMELLGAIVGLEAVRDEEVAVLVTSDSRYLVHGIEKGWAKGWRARGWKKSDGSPALNPDLWARLLSLLDGRKVQFQWVKGHSGHEENERCDALAQAAARGDAHIPDQGYKG
- a CDS encoding AAA family ATPase — protein: MMLEAFKQHKTIRHMTIGEEGYGQAGAIFRDEQDRIWLHLNGKISKRYAGNLTPLIRKTGDHPTAYDVDTSDIFTPFAARSHNLERHSDFICLDEELFVQKKTSTSYATHTVSRNPVPYGDILAPLFEIFMEPTILNEVLIRTSIPEVLRNEPPLSSGVILYGEGGTGKTALQKAIADVYQKAGAHSAELNVAALSEKYIGSLAHNLDAAIAAIVETSSKDGKPAFVFLDEATSLVMNTASHNSSGADYYQEAVDVLKKYIANYPDLVFSITTNADPETFDDTLIRDGRLAPVRIPVPGRHEKAGMWQFFIKKYNILDDISMENALQLADRIPMEKGAFISRFCKDYLARKKLAMETARAETGSLLDSLAAGHFVSLDSVKKQITLQTIMDDIGQSLENRPGKPARPVMGFVKKTAA